A region of the Marinimicrobium koreense genome:
CTTTCATTTTCTTACCCTCCACTGTGGCTTAGTCACTTAAGACTAGCCGACTAGAGAGGGGCGTCCATCTCATTATTTGTATATCGCGCATGCGCAATATCCCTCCGAGCATTCACTCGAAGAGCTTTTCGCAACTATCTGATATTCGGGTATTTTCATGCTGAACATCCAAGTTGTCAGGGTGAAAAAGCGTGCATGCGCGTTTTTCTGACGGGCAGTGCGCGTTAATTTACTGCCCGGTTTGGTAATGCATTGAATTTATTGTCTTTTTTATAAGCCACGGTGTGTAAACGAGCGTGCTCGGTTTACAAAGTGTGCCCGATTTTGGCTCGGCTGCCAATATACTGTATGGATTGATCAGAATTTAACCTTCCCTGGCTTTAAGTTCAGGCTGCCTCGTGCGCACGCTCCCTGGCAATAATCTGCTCCAGCTCCGGCAGGCAGGAGCCGCAGCCGGTGCCGGCGGTGGTTTCGGCGCTGAGGGCGTCGACGGTGTCGATGCCTTTTTCGCGGATGGCGTTGCACAGGGTGTTGTAGCCCACCTGTTTGCAGGCGCACACCAGTTTGCCCTGGCTGTGTTGCTGGTCCGGCTTGCCGCTTAACAGGGCGCGCATGGCGGTAGCGGCGAAGTCGCCTTCGAGCAGGTCGCCGAGCCAACTGAAATCCCGGGTGCCGAACTGTTTGGCGACGGAGAAGGCAATGTACAGTTGGCCCTCGCGCACAAAGGCGCGCCGGAATTCGCCGCGCTCGGGGTGGCCGAAGGCGAGCTGTTGGTCCCCTTGCTGGCACAGGCTCTGGAGTTGTTTATCCAGGTCGGCGGGGTGCTGTTCGCTGGCGATACGATAGAGGTAGCCGCCGTTGACCCGACGCATGGCCCAGTAGTCGGCGTCCAGTTCGGGCAGTGGGGTTCGGCTGACCAGCAGGGCTTCGGCCTGTTCGTACCAGGGGTGGACCTGAACCGGGGTGTATTTGTTTTCCGGCTGGCCGGATGTGGGGTCGACGTATTCACCTACCAGGGCGGCCACCCGCGCGCGGCTGGCGTGCACGTCATTCCAGTGCATGGGCATGAAGACTTCACCCAGGTTGACCTGGTCGGTGAGCTGCACGCGCACCCGCGCCTGGCCCTGTCGGCTGGTGACGTCCGCGAGAGCACCATCTTTCAATTGGTAGCGCCCGGCATCCTTGGGGTGAATGCTGATAAACGGCTCCGGCAGGTGGCCGCACAGGCGCGAGGCCAGGCCGGTGCGGGTCATGCTGTGCCATTGGTCGCGGATGCGGCCGGTGTTCAGGGTCAGCGGGTAGTGGCTATCCACCTGGGTGGCCGGTGCGCGATAGCGTACCGACACGAACCGCCCCCGGCCGGAGGGGGTAAAGAACACACCATCGCCAAACAGGCGCTGGTCGCCATCGGGCAACGGGGCTTTCGTCGGCAGCGGCCATTGCCGCGGCGGCAGGCTGTCGTAGTCGTTCAGGGTCAAGTGACTATAGTGACCCAGATCGAGATCCCGGGTGCCATTATTGTCGGTGGCCGTCAGGCGGGCGTATTCGCTGAACACTTCGGCTTCGCTGGCGTAGTCGAAGGCGCGCCCGTAGCCCATCTGTTTGGCCACGGCGGCGATGATCCACCAGTCCGGCCTTGCTTCCCCCAAGGGCGGCAGCAAGGCCCGTTGGCGTGAGATGCGCCGTTCGGAGTTGGTGACGGTGCCGGATTTTTCGGCCCAGCCGGCGGCGGGCAATAGCACGTCGGCCAGGCGCGTGGTGTCGGTGTCTTCAATACAGTCGGACACCACTACCAACGGACAGTCCTTCAAGGCCTGCTTGACTTTGTCGGCGTTAGGCAGACTCATGACCGGGTTGGTGGCCATGATCCAGATGGCTTTGATTTTACCGGAGGCGACGGCGTCGAACATGTCCACGGCTTTCAGGCCGGGACGGGTGGCTAGGTTGTCCGCTTTCCAGAAGTCCCGCACCAGTTGCCAATGCTCCGGATGGTCGAACTCCATATGGGCCGCCAGGGTGTTCGCCAGCCCGCCGACTTCACGCCCACCCATGGCATTGGGCTGGCCGGTGACGGAGAACGGCCCCATGCCCGGTCGACCGATACGGCCGGTGGCCAAATGGCAATTGATGATGGCATTGACCTTGTCGGTGCCGGCGGTGGATTGGTTTACCCCCTGGGAGTAAACGGTGACGGTTTTCTCGGTCTGGGCGTACCACTGAAAAAAGGTTTCCAACTGATAGTCGGCCACGCCGAGTTGTTCGGCCAGCACCGGGCGCTGACCAGCGTCTTCCATGGCGGCCACCAGGGCTTCGGTAAAATGCTCGGTATGGGCCTGGACAAAGTCTTCGTCAATAGCGTTGTGTTGGGCCAGATAACTGAGCAGACCATTGAACAACGCCACATCAGTACCCGGGTGAATGGGCAGATGCAGGTCGGCGATATCGCAGGTGTCGGTTCGGCGCGGGTCGATCACCACCACCTTCATATGAGGGCGCTGCTGTTTGGCGGCCTTGATGCGCTGGAACAATACCGGGTGGCACCAAGCGAGATTGGAGCCGGTGAGCACGATCATGTCCGCCTGTTCCAGATCGGTGTAGCAGCCCGGCACCGTATCGCTGCCAAAGGCGCGCTTGTGCCCGGCCACGCTGGAGGACATGCACAAGCGGGAATTGGTGTCGATATTGCCGCTGCCGATAAAGCCCTTCATCAACTTGTTGGCCAGATAGTAGTCTTCGGTCAACAGTTGCCCGGACACATAGAAGGCCACCGAGTCCGGGCCGTGCTCGACAATGGTATCCACAAAACCCTGAGCCACGGTCTGCAGCGCGTGATTCCAACTCGTCTGTTCGCCGTGCACTTTCGGGTGGAGCAGTCGACCGGTGTCCACCAGGGTCTCCCCCAGCGCCAGGCCTTTGGAGCAGAGCCGCCCCAGGTTGGCCGGATGGGTCTCGTCTCCCTCGATCAACACCTTCCGTTCCTCGGTATTCACCGTGGCCTTTATGCCACAGCCAACACCACAGTAGGCACAGGTGGTCTGTACCGTGGACTCGGCTTGGGCGGTGGGAATGGGTTCGTACCGATGAACTGTCATGGATCAACCTGCAATATAGAAAGTGTTTGTTGTCATCACGCCTTCAAGCACTGCAATCGCCACGCCAATTTCATTTCCTGCCATTAAATGTCGGTCGTTCGGCCGAATTCACCTCAGTTCACGCACTCATTCCAACGAAAAATCTGCAAGAGCACCGGGATAGCGCACTACGCACCACCACTTGCACACTTTCAACGCAAATTGTTCATCGCCCGCCTGCACCGTTTTGCATTATTTCAGCGCACCTTTGCACGGCCGTGGTGCTCGTTTCGCGTGAACTTGTAACGTATAAAAATCCCGCGCTGCAGAATGTGTGCCCGCTAAGCGCATGAAAAATAAGGGGTTATAAACTTTTTCATGGGGTTTGTCAGTGAATGGCACTGTCTTTGCTCTAGCCCAACCATGCATTCGTAAAATGATTTTTCAGGGCAACCGTTATGAACTCCATGAACATTGAACCATTGATTCCCTCGTCCAAGCCGACCCGCTCGACTCCCGCATCAACCGGGAAAGTATGGCTTGTGGGTGCCGGTCCCGGCGATGCCGAGTTGCTGACCCTGAAAGCGCTGCGCGCAATTGAAAGCGCGGACATCATTTTTTACGACCAGTTGGTGAGTGCGGATATTCGCGCGCTGTTTCCGAGCGGCACCCCCGCACTTTATGTCGGCAAGTCGAAAAATCATCACAGCATTGCGCAGGACGATCTGAATCAGCGCCTGGTGGACCAGGCACTGATGGGCAAAACCGTATGCCGCATTAAGGGCGGCGACCCCTTCGTGTTTGGTCGCGGTGGTGAGGAACTGATGACCCTGCGCCAGGCAGGTGTGAACGCCGAGGTGGTACCGGGTATTACCGCCGCCTCCGGTTGCAGCAGCAGCGCCCATATGCCCTTGACCCATCGCGGTGTATCCCAGGGCTGCACCCTGGTGACCGGCCACGGCGAAACCGAAGTGACCGCCAATTGGCAGGCGCTGGCGCAGTTGAATCACACCCTGGTGTTTTATATGGGCGTGAGCCGATCGGAAGAGATTGCCGGGCAATTGATGACCCACGGTTTGAGTGGCGATACGCCCGCCGCGTTTATTGAAAACGGATGCCGGGCGAATCAGCGGGTGTTGACCACCACGTTGCACGAGTTGGCCGAGACCGCCGAGCGCGACGCGGTGCAATCCCCGGCGTTGATTGTGGTGGGGGATGTGGTGCGGTTGGCGGACCAGTTGGCGCCGGAGCAGTTTTTGAGTGAGGCGCAGCAGCGGTCGATTGCGTAGGCCGAAGGCCGTCATCCACCAATACCGGTAAAACCGGAATCAGAATTTTGAGTTTAGTCAGGAGTGGTTTTATGAAACAGCGCATTATTGTGGTCGGCAACGGCATGGTCGGGCATAAGTTTATCGACACTTTATTGAGTGTGGAGAACGCCGGTGATTACGAGATCATCACCTTTTCCGAAGAGCCGCGCCTGGCCTATGACCGGGTCAAGCTGAGCAGCTACTTTGACGGCTCCACAGTCGAGGATCTGGCGCTGACCACCGAGGACGATTACCGCGAGCGCGGCGTGGTGTACACCCTGAACGATAAGGTGGTGAGCATCCAGCCGGACGAGCAGACGGTGACCACAGCGAGCGGCCGTACCGAGGCCTATGACAAACTGGTGTTGGCCACGGGCTCCTATCCGTTTGTGCCGCCCATTCCCGGCGGGGATCAGGATCACTGCCTGGTGTACCGCACCATTGAAGACCTGGAAGCCATTACCGCCTCGGCCCAGAACAGTCAGGTGGGCGCGGTCATCGGCGGCGGTCTGCTCGGCCTGGAAGCGGCCAATGCGCTCAAGAACCTGGGACTGAAAACCCACGTGCTGGAATTTTCCAATGGTCTGATGGCCCGTCAGTTGGATGAAGGCGGCGGCCAACTGCTGTGCCGGAAAATCGAAAAACTGGGTGTAAGTGTGCACACCGGCAAGAACACCAAGGAAATTATCGAAGGTGATGAGTGCCGCTTCCGGATGAACTTCGCCGATGGCTCACACCTGGAAACCGATATGGTGATTTTCTCCGCCGGTATTCGCCCGCGGGATGAACTCGCCAAGCAGGCGGGCCTGGCAATGGGTGAACGCGGCGGCATCGCCATCAATAACCACTGCCAGACCTCGGCGGACAACGTCTACGCCATTGGCGAATGTGCCCTGTGGAACAACCAGATTTTCGGCCTGGTGGCCCCGGGTTACCAGATGGCCAAAATTGCCGTTGAGCATATTCAGGGCCGCGCCGAGCAATCCTTCACCGGCGCCGACATGAGCACCAAGCTTAAACTGCTCGGCGTGGACGTGGGCAGTGTCGGCGATGCCCTGGCAATGACACCCGGCGCCCAGAGCTATACCTACAGCGACGGTGTGGCCGAAGTGTACAAACGCCTGATCGTCTCCGAAGACGGCAAGAAACTGCTGGGGGCGGTATTGGTGGGCGACACCGACGCCTACGGCACGCTGCAACAGATCTGCGTAAACGGGATGGACCTGCCCGCTTCACCGGAGCAGTTGATTCTGCCCGCCACCGACGGCGAGGCACCGGTGGGCATGGGCGTGGATGCCCTGCCCGACACGGCCCAGATCTGCTCCTGCCACGACGTTACCAAAGGCTCGATTCGCGATGCGGTGCAGAATGGCTGTACCGATATGGGGGGCATCAAGTCCTGCACCGGCGCCGCCACCGGCTGTGGTGGTTGCGCGGCATTGACCAAGCAGGTGATGGACGCCGAGCTGAGCGCCCTGGGTGTGGAGGTGAACAACCACCTGTGCGAGCACTTCGAATACAGCCGCCAGGAGCTGGCCGATATTGTACGCGTCAAACAGATCAAAACCTTTGATGAGCTGTTGGCGAGTCACGGTAAGGGCCTGGGCTGCGAAGTCTGTAAGCCCACGGTCGGGTCGATTCTCGCCTCCTTCTGGAACGATTACGTTCTGAAGGAAGAGCACCTGGGCCTGCAGGACACCAACGACATTTATCTGGGCAATATGCAGAAGGACGGCACCTACTCCGTGGTGCCCCGAGTGGCCGGGGGCGAAATCACCCCGGAAAAACTGATCGTGCTCGGTGAGGTCGCGAAGGAGTTCAACCTGTACACCAAAATTACCGGTGGTCAGCGGGTGGACCTGTTCGGTGCGCAATTGCACCAGTTGCCGATCATCTGGAAAAAACTGATCGACGCCGGTTTTGAAACCGGCCACGCCTACGGGAAATCCGTGCGTACGGTGAAATCCTGTGTGGGCAGCACCTGGTGCCGATACGGGGTGCAGGACAGCGTGGATATGGCCATCGCCATCGAGAACCGCTACAAGGGCCTGCGCGCACCGCACAAAATCAAGTTTGCCGTATCCGGCTGCACCCGCGAATGCGCCGAAGCCCAATCGAAAGACATCGGCGTAATTGCCACGGAAAAAGGTTGGAACCTGTACGTCTGCGGCAACGGCGGCATGCGTCCGCGCCACGCGGACCTGTTCGCCACCGACCTGGACGACGATACGCTGATTCAGTACATCGACCGGATTCTGATGTTCTACATCCGCACCGCCGATCGCTTGCAGCGCACCTCGGTGTGGATGGAGAACCTGGAAGGCGGGCTGGATTACCTGAAAGAAGTGGTGATTGAAGACAAGCTGAATATCGGCCGGGAACTGGAAGATGACATGACCCGCAACCTGGCCAACTACCAGTGCGAGTGGAAGACCACCCTGGAAGATCCGGAAAAGCTCAAGCGCTTCCGCCACTTTATCAACAGTGACGAGATCGATGACAACCTCGCCTATGTGGCCGAGCGCGGTCAGCGTCGCCCTGCCACCGATGAGGAGCGCAAGAACCGCATCCCGTTGGTGGAAATCCGTTCCTGAAGTTTGTGCTCAATGACCGATTGCCTTTAAGGAGAACATCAATATGAATACCGCCGTCGCCAAGAAAGTGGAACAGACCTGGGTTGAGGTGTGCAGCAAATCCGACCTGCAACCCAACAGCGGCCTGTGTGCCCTGATCCATCAGAAACAGGTCGCGATTTTCTACAGCAAGACCCTCGATGAAGTCTTTGCCATCGGCAACTACGATCCGATTGGCCAAGCCAACGTGCTGAGCCGGGGCATTATCGGTTCTCTGGGCGAGCGCACCGTGGTGGCCTCTCCGCTGTACAAGGAGCACTACGATCTACGCACCGGCGAGTGCCTGGAGTCCGACGCGCACTCGGTACCGGTGTACCCGGTTCGCGTGGAAAACGGCGTAGTGCACATTCAGATTTGACCCCCGTCTCTGCAAGAGCCGACTTCTTCATTGCTTCATGAAGTCGATCCTTTGGGGTGGCCCCGACCACCCCCTTTTTTTGACCCATTGCCCCCACCTTGTCGTATAGTGTTTCCACAAGCCATTGTGGAGCGACTATGACTTCTTCCCTGTACTTTGACCGCCCAAGCATCGACCAGATGGAAAAGCGCTACCGCGCGCAATTCATCAACTCCCTGGCGGGCTTCAAGAGCGCCAATCTGGTCGGCACTGTGGACCAGGACGGCCACCCAAATTTGGCAATCGTCAACTCGGTCATCCATTTGGGGGCCAATCCACCGCTGATGGGCATGGTGACGCGCCCGCGCACGGTAGAGCGGCACAGCGTGGAAAATATTCTGGACACCGGTTACTACACTCTGAATCAGGTGCATGGCGGCATGATCCGCCCGGCCCATCAGACCTCCGCTCGCTACCTGCGCGGGCAATCGGAATTCGATGCCACCGGGTTAAAACCAAGCTATCTTGAAGATCACCCGGCCCCCTATGTCGACGAGAGCCGCCTGAAGATCGGTTTGAAGCTGCTGGAGTGCAAACACCTGGAGTTCAACAACACCGATTTTATCGTCGGTGAAATCGTCGCAGTGCATGTGGAGCCGAATGTGATTCAACCGGACGGCTACGTGGATATCGAAGCGTTGGACGCGGTGACCATTTCCGGGCTGGACAGCTACCATCGCACCGAGCGCCTGGAGCGGCTGGCCTACGCCAAGCCCGATCAACCTCCGCGCCCACTGGACGACTGAGCACAAAAAAACCGCCGGTCAACTACCCCGGCGGTTTTTTGTTTCCTTACTGAAACGTCTCCGTTACTCGGTACAACCCCCCTGGTCGATCCAGACCGCCCATTCAGAGCTGTTGTCCGCCGGTACTTGTCCCTGAGTCCACCACTTGGCTTCATACCGGTTGTCGTTGTAGCGCACCTGATCGTTTGCCAGATAGACGGCTTCCGAATCCCAGTTGGGAATACCGACGCAGGTATTGCCGCTGTCGGAAGAGCTGGAACTGCTGGACGAGGAGCTCGAAGAACTGGAGCTGCTTGAACTGCCGCCACTGAACTCCACATCCACACAGGCGTAGAAGGCTTCCGGGCTGTCGGAGCGCTGCCAGATGGCGTACACCACATGCTTGCCGGTGCGACTGGGCAGGCTGACGGTGTGGCTCGGGTAGGTCTCACCCGGCTTGGGGTCGGTTTCCATCAGGTATTCCAGGTCACTCCAGGCCAGCGGCTGGGTGGGGTCGTATCCCTCTTTGGTGATGTAGTAGCGATAGTACAGGGACTTGTGCGGGGCCGAGTTATACCAGGTAAAGGTCTGGGAGCCGGACACGGGCGTGGCCTCCCAGTCGGCACGCGCCAGATCCATGCCACCGAAGGTGCCGGGGTCACCGCCGCTGCACAGTTGCCCATCGGGTACGACTGACTGATGGTCGCCATCGGCCGCGCCCTGGCGAATGCCGTTCCAGTCGTAAATCTGCTGGGTGCCGCTTTCGGCAATGGCAGCCGCGCAGGCCGCGGAGCTCGGGTTCTGGCCCTGCTCCTTACAGTTCCAGATCCGGCTTTCCGGAGAGGTGATGGTCCCGTGGGCACTGGCCCACTGCGGAGCGGCCGCCGCCGCGAGAGTCAGGCACCCGACGCTGAATGCTTTGGTGAGATGGTTAAACCACTGAGTCTTCATTGTTATTTACCCCTTTCGTGGTGTGAATTTGAGTAGACGCAGGCCTTTCGCATCGCAACCGGTCGGTTTTGATTCGGAAGGCAGGAGGGATAAAACCACATTAGATAGTTTCTTACAAATATATAAATATTATTTGTTACTTACTACCAGACGACCGGATTGACGCCAAACCCATCCAAATGGCGATGATTGCGGGAACCATCACACTTTGAGCGCTGTTTTAACAATGAAATGAAATATAGGAAAGGCGGGTTTATTTGAAGATCGTATAAATTGAGCGGCCTGTTTTCAGGCCGCTACTGGCTCCGGCGGGCGACTGGGGTCGTCACTCTGCGCGGATTGACGCTCCAGATAGCCCAGAATCGCCTCGCGCAGACGCTGGCCACCGCCCGGAATGCCCTGGTTGCCGAACAGGCGGTTGAATTCCAGCAGGTAGGGATGATCGCCCACCAGAGCAATATCAAATCCGGCGTGATCCACCCCCAGCTTACGGGCGACCGACAGCGCCAGGTCTGTCACCACCGCCGGCACGGGGCTGTAATCCACGCTCCCGCCGCGCGCCACATTATTGTGGAAGCTGAACCCGGATTGCAGTCGCCAGTAGGCCGCAAGCACCTGATCTCCGACGATCACCACCCGCACGTCCCGATCGATGGGCAGCCACTCCTGCACATAGAGGGTGTTGGTCCGGCCGAGATACTCGCGCCACTGATCCCGCTCTTCGATCAACCACACGCCCTCCCCCATACTGCTTTTGGCGAGCTTGGCGACAAACGGGTGGGTTATTTCCTGCCAGAGTTCCTCGGCGTTGTCCGGGGTATTCGCGCGAATGTGGGTCACCGGTACGTGGGCCGGCGCGACGGCCTGAAACGCCCGGGTCATTTCAATTTTGTTGTGTCCCAGCAGATAACTGGCCTGGCTGGGAAATACCCGGCAGCCCATACCGTAGATCAACGCATTGATCTGCCAGTATTCGGGAAACAATATCCACTCAGCCGCACTCAGTTCGGACTGATGGCGGAACAGGTGATCGGGTTTGAAATGGCGGGTATCGGGAAACCCCAGGGTGCGAAACACATCGAAACTGGCGAAACGCATGACAAAGACTCAAAGAAACGGCGAGCCGCGGGAGGCGCGAATTTTGCCCTCAACGTGTCGGTTTTGACAAGCGATTTTATTGCCGCTCAAGGCTTTTGTTGTCAGGCGTTTTCGAGAATCCAGTCGGTCCATAATGCCGACGCGCCGGGTCCCAGCAGGGGCGAGTAATGCCCCTCTCCCGGCAAAATAACGGCGCGACTGTGAGGACAGCTCTGGTGAAGTGCTTCCAGGTGGCGCACGGTGAGCAACTGATCGCTATCGCCATGGATAAAGTTGACCGATGCCGGTAGCGTCTCCAGTTCATAGCGCCAGGGTGACACCATCAACTGCAGTTCACTGGCGAAGGCTGCCGCCGACGTGATCGCACCCTGGCAGGTAGCCTGAGCCATGGTCTGCGCAAACCGATGCCTTATGCCAGGCTGATCAATGATCGCGATATCTTCCGGTGAAAGGCTGTCACGCATGGCTTCCTGTAAAGTCGCCCCGTCTCGGGTCAGTGCGGTAAGAGCCTCGGCAAGCTGCTCCGGATTATCCCGGGCGCCCTGCCAGGCGCCGGCGGTCAGTGCTGCCGCTTCCCGATCGGGATCATCCAACCAGTGCAGCGCCGGAGCGCCCACTGATACCACCCGGGACACCCGCTCGCCGAGCAGTCGGGCCGCGGCAAGGGCAAACAGACCGCCGGCCGAAAAACCCAGTAAGCGGATCGTCGGCACCGAATACGCATCAGCAATCGCGCCAATATCCTCTGCGAGCATGGCCAGGGTGTACTCGGAGCATGTCGTGGACCCGCCATAACCGGGCCGATCAAAAGATAGCAGATGCACCCGGTCCGCCACAGCCCCAGGCAACCAGGCCTCATCCGCCGACCCCGGAAGCCCGTGCAGATAAAGCCATGCCGGCGCGTCGGATTCGCCCTGCTCCAGCACACGCAGGCGGCGCCCATCCGGTCGGTCGATAAAACCTTCAATCGTCAATGTGCATCTCCATCCGATGGCAGCGCCGCACACACCATCAACAGCTTGCGAATCAGTTGCGCCTGGCGGGTAACGCCCACCTTGCGCATGACCGATTTCAACTGGGCGCGAACGGTATGAATGGACAGGTTCAGGCAGGCGCTGATCTCGGACAGTTCATAGCCGCGCAACAACTCCCCCAGCAGACGAATTTCCGCCTGGGTCAGGCCATAGAGGGTGTGAAGCCGCTGGGCGTTGGGTTTGACCGGTCGCTCCGGGTCCAACAGAAACACCAGTAATGCCTCCTGCTCGGGCCCCATGAGGGCACGGGCAGACGGCCGGCGATACTGCATGGCCACCAGCGTGGCGCCAGAGTGGCCGAGGGGCATCACATCGGCGCTGATCTCACCACGGCTCACCCGGTCACAGACAGATCGCCACCGGGACTCTTCCATGGCATCCCGCAACTGCAACCGTTCGCCGCTGAGCCCAAGGCCATAAACATGCGTCTGCATCGCCTCCTCAGCCACAGCGTTGGACCACTGACATCGCCTTTGCCGGTCCACCAGCCAGACACCGTAGGGCAGGCAATCCAGCGCGGCTCTCGCCTGCCCCAACGCGACTTCAAACTCCCCCATTAACTGCATCATGCGGGCGGCGCGTTTCAGGTGGGGATAAAAGATATCCAGTTCGCGCTGTTCCGAGCGGGAGAAAGGCCCGGCACGGCGGGGGCGGTGAACGCCGATATGCGCGGCCCGGGAGGCCTGGCGCTCGAACTGGGCGCCCATGGCATAGAAGTTCCCGTTGGGACGAAACACCATCTGATAGTGCGCGCTGCGCTCAAACTCCCGGTCGGACACAATCTCGTGACTGGCCAGTGTGGTGCCCAAGGGCGCCGCCGACAGCGCGTCACGAAACAGGTCAACCGCCACGGATTCTTCCATGTAGCGCCGATTGGCTTCGGCATCAAACCCCTGAGTGAAAGAGGTGTAAACCCGTGGTTTTTCGATATCGGTAATGCGCAGAGAAGCGGTTCCACCGTCGAAGCGGGTGGCCAATTGGCCGAGAAACCGGGGCCAGCGCTCCGGGTTCATCGCGCCGTCATAGAGGCTTTCGAGTAAGTCCGGGGCTGTGGGTTTGGCAAGGGGCACCGCCGACTCCTGAGGGTCAAAGAACTGTGTGCTTCACCTCATTAAAGCACAGGCGGTCGCGGGTTTCATCCCGTGGGCGCCGAGCCCTCCTGCTCCAGAGCCTTCTCTTTTGCACCGGAGAACTCCTGCTGACTGAACACCTCCGACAGAATGGATTGTTCAATAG
Encoded here:
- a CDS encoding nitrate reductase; this translates as MTVHRYEPIPTAQAESTVQTTCAYCGVGCGIKATVNTEERKVLIEGDETHPANLGRLCSKGLALGETLVDTGRLLHPKVHGEQTSWNHALQTVAQGFVDTIVEHGPDSVAFYVSGQLLTEDYYLANKLMKGFIGSGNIDTNSRLCMSSSVAGHKRAFGSDTVPGCYTDLEQADMIVLTGSNLAWCHPVLFQRIKAAKQQRPHMKVVVIDPRRTDTCDIADLHLPIHPGTDVALFNGLLSYLAQHNAIDEDFVQAHTEHFTEALVAAMEDAGQRPVLAEQLGVADYQLETFFQWYAQTEKTVTVYSQGVNQSTAGTDKVNAIINCHLATGRIGRPGMGPFSVTGQPNAMGGREVGGLANTLAAHMEFDHPEHWQLVRDFWKADNLATRPGLKAVDMFDAVASGKIKAIWIMATNPVMSLPNADKVKQALKDCPLVVVSDCIEDTDTTRLADVLLPAAGWAEKSGTVTNSERRISRQRALLPPLGEARPDWWIIAAVAKQMGYGRAFDYASEAEVFSEYARLTATDNNGTRDLDLGHYSHLTLNDYDSLPPRQWPLPTKAPLPDGDQRLFGDGVFFTPSGRGRFVSVRYRAPATQVDSHYPLTLNTGRIRDQWHSMTRTGLASRLCGHLPEPFISIHPKDAGRYQLKDGALADVTSRQGQARVRVQLTDQVNLGEVFMPMHWNDVHASRARVAALVGEYVDPTSGQPENKYTPVQVHPWYEQAEALLVSRTPLPELDADYWAMRRVNGGYLYRIASEQHPADLDKQLQSLCQQGDQQLAFGHPERGEFRRAFVREGQLYIAFSVAKQFGTRDFSWLGDLLEGDFAATAMRALLSGKPDQQHSQGKLVCACKQVGYNTLCNAIREKGIDTVDALSAETTAGTGCGSCLPELEQIIARERAHEAA
- the cobA gene encoding uroporphyrinogen-III C-methyltransferase, producing MNSMNIEPLIPSSKPTRSTPASTGKVWLVGAGPGDAELLTLKALRAIESADIIFYDQLVSADIRALFPSGTPALYVGKSKNHHSIAQDDLNQRLVDQALMGKTVCRIKGGDPFVFGRGGEELMTLRQAGVNAEVVPGITAASGCSSSAHMPLTHRGVSQGCTLVTGHGETEVTANWQALAQLNHTLVFYMGVSRSEEIAGQLMTHGLSGDTPAAFIENGCRANQRVLTTTLHELAETAERDAVQSPALIVVGDVVRLADQLAPEQFLSEAQQRSIA
- the nirB gene encoding nitrite reductase large subunit NirB yields the protein MKQRIIVVGNGMVGHKFIDTLLSVENAGDYEIITFSEEPRLAYDRVKLSSYFDGSTVEDLALTTEDDYRERGVVYTLNDKVVSIQPDEQTVTTASGRTEAYDKLVLATGSYPFVPPIPGGDQDHCLVYRTIEDLEAITASAQNSQVGAVIGGGLLGLEAANALKNLGLKTHVLEFSNGLMARQLDEGGGQLLCRKIEKLGVSVHTGKNTKEIIEGDECRFRMNFADGSHLETDMVIFSAGIRPRDELAKQAGLAMGERGGIAINNHCQTSADNVYAIGECALWNNQIFGLVAPGYQMAKIAVEHIQGRAEQSFTGADMSTKLKLLGVDVGSVGDALAMTPGAQSYTYSDGVAEVYKRLIVSEDGKKLLGAVLVGDTDAYGTLQQICVNGMDLPASPEQLILPATDGEAPVGMGVDALPDTAQICSCHDVTKGSIRDAVQNGCTDMGGIKSCTGAATGCGGCAALTKQVMDAELSALGVEVNNHLCEHFEYSRQELADIVRVKQIKTFDELLASHGKGLGCEVCKPTVGSILASFWNDYVLKEEHLGLQDTNDIYLGNMQKDGTYSVVPRVAGGEITPEKLIVLGEVAKEFNLYTKITGGQRVDLFGAQLHQLPIIWKKLIDAGFETGHAYGKSVRTVKSCVGSTWCRYGVQDSVDMAIAIENRYKGLRAPHKIKFAVSGCTRECAEAQSKDIGVIATEKGWNLYVCGNGGMRPRHADLFATDLDDDTLIQYIDRILMFYIRTADRLQRTSVWMENLEGGLDYLKEVVIEDKLNIGRELEDDMTRNLANYQCEWKTTLEDPEKLKRFRHFINSDEIDDNLAYVAERGQRRPATDEERKNRIPLVEIRS
- the nirD gene encoding nitrite reductase small subunit NirD, with translation MNTAVAKKVEQTWVEVCSKSDLQPNSGLCALIHQKQVAIFYSKTLDEVFAIGNYDPIGQANVLSRGIIGSLGERTVVASPLYKEHYDLRTGECLESDAHSVPVYPVRVENGVVHIQI
- a CDS encoding flavin reductase family protein — encoded protein: MTSSLYFDRPSIDQMEKRYRAQFINSLAGFKSANLVGTVDQDGHPNLAIVNSVIHLGANPPLMGMVTRPRTVERHSVENILDTGYYTLNQVHGGMIRPAHQTSARYLRGQSEFDATGLKPSYLEDHPAPYVDESRLKIGLKLLECKHLEFNNTDFIVGEIVAVHVEPNVIQPDGYVDIEALDAVTISGLDSYHRTERLERLAYAKPDQPPRPLDD
- a CDS encoding lytic polysaccharide monooxygenase, which translates into the protein MKTQWFNHLTKAFSVGCLTLAAAAAPQWASAHGTITSPESRIWNCKEQGQNPSSAACAAAIAESGTQQIYDWNGIRQGAADGDHQSVVPDGQLCSGGDPGTFGGMDLARADWEATPVSGSQTFTWYNSAPHKSLYYRYYITKEGYDPTQPLAWSDLEYLMETDPKPGETYPSHTVSLPSRTGKHVVYAIWQRSDSPEAFYACVDVEFSGGSSSSSSSSSSSSSSSSSSDSGNTCVGIPNWDSEAVYLANDQVRYNDNRYEAKWWTQGQVPADNSSEWAVWIDQGGCTE
- a CDS encoding ATP-grasp domain-containing protein — translated: MRFASFDVFRTLGFPDTRHFKPDHLFRHQSELSAAEWILFPEYWQINALIYGMGCRVFPSQASYLLGHNKIEMTRAFQAVAPAHVPVTHIRANTPDNAEELWQEITHPFVAKLAKSSMGEGVWLIEERDQWREYLGRTNTLYVQEWLPIDRDVRVVIVGDQVLAAYWRLQSGFSFHNNVARGGSVDYSPVPAVVTDLALSVARKLGVDHAGFDIALVGDHPYLLEFNRLFGNQGIPGGGQRLREAILGYLERQSAQSDDPSRPPEPVAA